The following DNA comes from Pseudomonadota bacterium.
CGCGTGCAGAGCGTCGGCGCGCCGCGGCAGCTCCTCGTCGGCGGGCGGCCGCTGCGCGACACGTACCGCGCCGGCGAGCCCGCCGTGTTTCGGCTCGACCTCCTCGCGCCGCCCGGCCGCCGGGGCACGCCGGTCCAGGTGCGGCTCTCCGACGCGAGCGGCAAGCTGATGCTCGCGGCGATCGCCGCGGGCTCGGGCACGCGCCCGATGGTGACGCGAGGCGCCGGGGGAGGTACGCTCAGCCTCACGATGCAAAGGGGGGAGGAGTGGTACCTCATCATCGGCCCGAGGCTCGACGAGCCCGTGCCGGGCGACGACCGCGCGTTTTCCCTGACCGGGCGGGCCGCGCGATCCAGAAAGGCGATGGCGACGCTCGAGGGCTCGTCGCAGGCGCGGTTCGACGCGTCCGGGAGCACGGCGCTCGTCGCCGACTGGAGCCGGCTCGCGGTGCTCCTCCGGAAGGGCGACGGGATGGTCGCGGCCGCGAGCGTCCCGACCGCCGCCGCGGTGGACGTGGTGATCGACGGCGCGACCGCGTACGTCGCCGACCTCGAGGAGGGGCTGCGCGTGATCGACGTCGGCGTGCCCGAGGCGCCGCGCTCTCTGGGCTACGAGATCGCGCTCGGGAACCCGGGCTCGATCGCCAAGCTGGGCGACCGGGTCTACCTCGGCTGCGGGCCGCACGGCGTGCAGGTGATCGACGTGGGCGATCCGACGGCGCCGCGGTGGGTGGACACCGTGTCCCCGGACGGGGCGGTCGTCGACGTGTCCGCGTCCGGCGACCTCCTGTCCGTGAGCCTGGCGGACGGAGCGGTCGAGCTGTACGAAGCCGACGAGGCCGGCTCGCTGAGCAGGGTGGGCCGGTACCGGTCGGCCGGCTGGATCGAGGACACGCGGCTCACCGGCGGCGAGCTGCACGTGGTGTCGAGCACCGGCCTCGTCGAGATCGTCGACCTCGCGGAGCGGGCGCGCCCCGTGCTGAAGGGGATGGACAACGAGGGCGGGGCGCGCGTGACGCGGCGGTTCGGCGCCGACTTCGCGGTGCAGAGGAGCGCGCTCGGCGGCGTGGAGATCGTGCCGGTCGAGCCGGAAGGGGAATAGGAGCGGACGATGCGACGACACTTTTCGATGATCGTTCTCGGGATCGCCGTGCTCGGGGCCGCGTGCCCGTCGTGCGGCGGCGGGGGCGGCGGCTCCGGGGACGCGGACACGGATGCGGACACGGATACGGATACGGATTCGGATACGGATTTGGACACGGACTCGGATACGGATTCGGATACGGATACGGATTCAGATTCCGATACGGACACGGACACCGACGCGGACACGGATTCGGACACCGAGCCGGAGCTCCCTTCCTATTGCCAGGTGCTGTCGCCCGTCAATTCGCTCGACTTCGGTTGGACCGGGCGTTTCGCCATGAGCGATGACCACCTGACCTGGAGATGGTTGGACTTCGGTGCCGACCCGACCGAATCCGTCCTCATGGTGCGCACGCTTTCGACCGGAGAGCAGTGGGAGCTTCTCCGGGAGCCGTACCCGGAGGTCGTCAACCGCCCGTCCATTTTCGGGGACAACGTCTGTTTCGACAGGAATTCGGACACCGTTCTCGACGTGTTCCGGGTTGGGCTCGGGGATGTCGAAGAGACGCTCGTCGCCTCCAGTGAATACACCGAGTCGGAGTGCGCCGGAGGTCAGGACGGCGTTCTCTACAAGATCGGCGGCGACGACTACTACGGCGGTCTTCGATACATCGACTACTCCACGTCAAACATGATCTCGGTTTATGAAGCGCCCGGAACGGCAATCAACGACATCATGTTCGACGGGGTGAGATGGGTCGCCTACACCGAGTATGTCGGCGGGTCGGAAGAGTACATCTACAAGTTCGATCTCTCTGACACTGCGGCAGGCGTCCAGCCGGTGGATCCGGGGAACATCCAGGTCGAGGGCGCGGACATCAGCGACGTGGCGCAGGCGCTCGTCGCCGGGGCGTTCGTCCCCGGCGAGACCGACAACCTGGACCTCGTGCGGTGGGATCTGGAGACGAACGACCGCACCGTCCTCCTGAGCGAGCCGTGGGATCAGCTGCTGCCGGACACGAGCGGGCACGCGGTCGTGTACCTCGATTCGAACCCCGCGGGGCAGTACTGGTTCGCGGAGTACCGGTGCGACGTGCGGGTCATCGACATGGAGACCGGCGCCGTGCGGACCGTGATGCCGCTCGACGCGTACTTCGGCCCGTCGATCTGGGGGCACTACGTGACCGTGAACAACTACGGCACCTGGGGCGACAGCCTCGTCCTCTGTGATCTCGAAGAGGGCGGGCTCATGGACGAAGGCGGCCACGTCATCCCCGAGGTGAGCGATCCCGACGCGGGCGCGGACGCGGGGGAGTGAACATCATGAGAGCACACCGAATCGTTCTCGGGCTCGCGTTGATCGCTTTGCCGCGCCTCGCGACCGCGGCTGTCGTGGTGGCCGAACCGACCGGCGACGCGGACGCCGCGTTCCTCACCGAGCTGAAGGCGTCGCTCGAGGCGGTCGCGGCCGAGGTCGCACCCGACGTCGACGCCGAGCTGCGGTCGAGCGCGGCGTTCACCGACGCGGGCGCCGAGCTCGTCGTGGAGCTCGTGCTGAACGACGGGAGCGATCTCATTCGCGAGACGCGCACCGCTTCGAGGGCGAGCGCGCTCTCCCAGGCGCGGGCCATGGCGCGGGCGGCGATCAAGACGTTCGTGGACTCGTCGTCAGCAGCGACGGGACCGAGGGTTCAGACGCCCGTGGCGGCGGAGACAACCGTTTCTCGACCCGAGGAGGTGGAACCCCCGCCAGAACCCCCGAAGCCGCCGCCGTTGCCCGAGAAGTACAGCCGCCGTAAAGCGATGCAGTTGAGCCTCTGGCCCACGGTGATCCTCGTAACCGCGGGAGGCGGGCTATCCATGCTCTTCATGGTAGAGGAGACCTTCGGCTTTCCTGGTCTCGGCATCGGCGCCCTCGGCCTCGTTCTCGGCCCGTCGGTCGGATACCTCTGGCTCGGCCGCGCGTCGCACGCCATGGGGATGGCCGGTCTTCGCTTGGCCGCCGTCGGAACCGGGATAGCGTTCATGGCGGCGTATGTTTCCACTTTCAGTTGGGGAGATGACTGCACCAGCGAAAACGGCACTCAGGTGTGCGAAACCGAAGGGCGATCCCATCCGGGTTTTCTCGTCGTCTCGATTATCGGTATCACGGCTGCGGTTGTCGGCGCCTTCGTCGACGCGGCCCTGGTGGGCCGGGCCGCGGATCGCGCCAACGCCGAGTGGAGAGAGAAGAACAAACCGCAGATCCAGGTCGCCCCGATGGCGTGGTCGAACGGCAACGGCGACAGGTCGTACGGACTGGCGGTGAGCGGATCGTTCTAGAGATTTTTTGAAGACGCGATCGCGAGGTTGAGGAAGCAAGCCCGGGCAGAGCGCTAGAAAAGAACACAACAAGGCCGCAGAGAAAGGGAGGCAAGATGAGACATCTTCCGGTTCCAATGGCGAGGTTTACCCTCGCGACGGTGGTCATGTTCGCCCTGTCGGCGTGCGCCGCCGAGAGCGAGCACATCGACGAGGAGACCGCGCTCGCGATCATCGCGCCCGACGAGGGCGACGACGTGGCCGTGGCGCGCCGCGCGCTCGGGTTGGCGGTGGCGCTGCGCGAGCTCGCCGCCATGCGGGGCAACGAGCCGGCGTGGGGCGAGGTGACGACGATCACGGACGCGTTCCCGCTCTACCTGTCGGGCGCGGAGACGCCGTCCTACTACGAGTACAAGGTGACGACCGGAGGCGAGGACGCGGGCTACATCGTCGTGAACGTGGACCGGACCGACATCCTCGTGATCGAGGCGGCGGTCGCGGGAAGGACGCTCACCGAGACCTACCGCGCGGCGACCGGGCGGTCCGACCTCCGCGTCGTCCGCTACGACTGGTTCGCGAGCAGCGCGAAGGACGGCGACGAGGTCGTCGCGGCGGTCGGCTTCGACGGGTCCTTCGAGGTCCGCCCGATCGGCGCCGGTGGCGATCTCGCGTCGAAGGTCCTCGCGCTCGACGCGGAGCACGCGGCGCACGTCGAGGAGAACGGCTGCGCGCGCACGCAGACCCGAGAGTCGCTCGAGGCCTACTACGGCAACTCGCAGATCTCGCAGCTCGAGATCACGCAGGACGAGCTCGACGGCGGCGACTTCATCGACTACCTGAACGAGACGGTGCCGATCTCGGGCTCGTGGGAGTACGAGCACCTCGACCACTCCTTCTCTTGGCCGTGGCACATGCCGCACTGGTACCAGCCCGCCGGCGTCGGCGGCTACCCCGTCGGGTGCGGCCCCGTGGCGTGGGCGATGGTGTACGCGTACTGGAAGCAGTTCCACGGCAAGGGAAACCTCTTCTTCGGGATGGATCTCTCCACCAAGTGGCACCCGGCCGACTGCGATCCGTACCGCGACAACGCGATCTACTACGGGATGTGGGAGCTCGCCGAGCTCGTCGAGACGGTCTACGGCGGCTCCGGCGACGACAAGTGGGGGATGACCTACCCCTGGAAGATGGACCAGGGCACCGCGTACGCCCAGGCGCGCGGCTACCCCTTCACGACGTGCGAGGAGGACTCGGGCACCGAGTGGAGCAAGTTCCAGGAGATCGAGGACGAGATCGCCGCGGACCGCCCGGCGATCCTGCGGATCAACGCCGACGGCACGGGGGCGGGCGATCACTACGTCGCCATCGAGGGCACGCGCCACCTCGAGCAGGTCGGCCTGGACAGCCTCGGCTACCGCGCGAACTACGGCTGGTGGGGCAAGGCCTCGCCGGTGTGGATCTACGTGCAGAGCGCGCCATCCGGCGGCGAGTACCACTCGGCGTTCAACGCGTACTACATCCACATGTAGAGTTCGGCTCGCGGCTGATCAGATCCGGAGCACGACCGCGACGCTCGGCGAGTACAGCACTCCGAACGCCCGCTCGCAGAACAGTTCGACGCCGAGAAGGTCGAGCCGGACCTCGACCCAGTCGCCGAGGAAGAACGCGAAGCCGCCGCGGAGCGTCATGGTAAAGGTAGCCCGATAATGGTCGCACGATCCGCAACCACTTACTCCGCAATCGTCGGGGTCATAGACGCAAAAGTTATGAAGGAAGACACCCGGCTGGAAGCTGCCGGCCCAGTAGACGTGCGGGGTGCGGACCGGCGCGAGGAGCCGCAACTCCGCGGCGAGCTGCGGTCCCACCCCTGCGGATTTTTCCGCGATGTCGCTCTCGGATCGGGACAGCGGGCGGGAGTTGGTCCAGAACGGGAACGACACCACGTACGGATGGACGACGAGCCCGAGCTCCCACCAGACGGAGTCGCCCGGCATCTTGAAGCCGATGTCGATGCTCGGGAAAGGACCGAACTTCACCATGCTCCCGTAGATGTCATCTAGAAACGAGCCACCGACCCCGACAGAGTAGGAAACGCCGACGTAGAAATGCCCGACGTTGGGCTGTCCCTCGGGCACCATCTCGATCCGTATCGTGCGTGTCTTCTGCGGCCAGATCCGCGTCTTGACGGTCTCCGACCAGTAACCCGCGCCCTCGGCGCGAACCTCGTACACGCCCGCCGCCACGATCCCCTCCCACGGCGCCTCGCCGACGCGCAGTCCGTCAACGTAGACGATCACCCCCTTCAACTCGACGTGCTCGTCCTCGAGCCGGACGATCAGCGCCGCCTCCTCCGCAGCCTCTGCGGCGGATCCGTAGAGGAGGAGGAGTGCGACGGATGCATGGGCAATCCGTTTCACGACCAGGTTCATGGAGTCATTGTACGGGAAAAGAGGACAGTCCGTAGTGTTACGTTGCTCTCCCGAACGCACGCCGTCAGGCGGCGAGTATCACTCGGCGTTCAACGCGTACTACATACACATGTAGAGAACGGTTCTTCTGCTATTCGCCCTCGGCGAGCGCCGCGCAGTATGAGTGCTCGATCAGGTCCGCGTTGCTGACGTAGCCGCAGACCTCGTCCGGGAGCCCGTACGACGCGACGAGCGCCGCCATCTCGTCGTTGTCCGGAAAACCCGCGTAGACGAAGTCGGACTCGAAGATGTCGCCTATCACACAGGTGGCGCCGATGCACTCCCTCGGTCCGAAGCCTGAGCCCGGCGTCGTGTCCTCCGTTCGCCGGCACTCGATCGACTCCCCCTCGTCCCAGGAGAGGACGAGGACGTCGTGCTCCCAGTAGCTGTCGAAAACCATGCAGCCGTACCCCTGGTCCACCTCGAGGAGCGTCGAGAACGTGTAGACGCCCGCATCCTCGTCGAACCACTCCCAGCTCCACTGCAGCGGGGTCACGGTGAAGTCGCCGCAGGTCTCCCCCGTGCCGCCGTCGCCGTCGGTGTCCGTGTCGGTGTCCGTGTCGGTGTCCGTGTCCGCGTCGGTGTCCGTGTCGGCATCGGTGTCCGTTCCCCCGTCGCCACCACCGGCGTCATCGCCGCACGCCGTCAGTCCGAGCACCGCGACACAGAGCGCCAGCCAAACGAGCATCACTATGGAACGCATGGAACCCCCCTTTTGTTTTGTCAGGACGAATCCAGAATAGACGCGGGCGGGGAAAGCTACAAGAGACGCGGGGCTCACGCTCCCCGCTCAACCCCGCCTCCGCAGGGCCTGGATGACCTCGTCGAGCCGGTGCAGGAAGCGCGAACGGTCCTTCTTCTCGAAGGGCGCGGGGCCGCCCGTGTTGACGCCCGATTCGCGCAGGTACGCCATGAGCTCCCGGCTCCCCATGGCGTCGCCGATGGTCTCGGGCGTCAGCTCCTTGCCCTTGAAGTCGATGACGCGCGCGCCCCGCTCGAGGCAGCGCGACGCGAGGGGGATGTCGCCGGAGATCACGATGTCCCCCTCGGTGACGCGGGCCGCGATCCAGTCGTCCGCGGCGTCGAGCCCCGCGCCGACGACCACCCGCTCCACGTTCTCGCCTGGGGGCAGGCTCAGCCGCGTGTTGGCCACCACGCTCACCTGCACGCCGTAGCGCCCCGCCACGCGCAGCGCTTCCGGCTTCACGGGGCAGCCGTCCGCATCCACGAAGATCCTCAATCGGGCTCGCTCTCGCTCGCGAGACGGAGCGCCGCTTCGAGGACCTCGGGACCGACGAGCAGGCCCGCGGCCTGGACCTCGTCGAGGACCGGCGCCAGTCGGCCGATCCGTCCCTCGCGCTTGGCGAGGAGCAGCACACCGATCACGCCGCGCACCGGCACGCGGAGCGCATGGGCGCACTTCCTCGCCGCCAGATCGTCGATGATGGCCTCGTAGCCCGGGTTCCCCGCGGCCCAGGCGAGGACGTGGCTCTCGCCCAGCCCGAGATCCCAGGCGGCGACTACAGGATCCACGGGGCCGACATCGCGAACCCATGTGCGTCCTTCGCCTGCGAGCCAGCGCACGGCCGGGTCGTCTGCCGGTCCGCGCGCCACCTCACGGACCACGGCGTCAGGTACGACGACCGTCTCCGCGAGGTCGGTGAGGAGCGGCAGTCTGTTCACCTTGCCGAGGACGATGAGCGGCGACGAGTTGACGACCCAGAGTCTACCCACGGGCGAGTTCCTCGGCCATTTCCTCGGGGGTGGTCTGGAACGGAGACACCTTGAAGCGGCTGAGCGCCTCCAGGAACTCGTGGCGCGTCACGCCCGCAACCTCAGCGCCCTTGGACTGGGACACGAGACCCAGTTCGTACCACTTCACCGCGGCGGCGAGCCGCATCTCCCTGGCGAACGCCTCGGGTGCGACACGGAGCGCGGAGAACGCGCTCTCGGGAAGATCGAGGGATATGTGGACTGACATGGTCACCCTCCTTAGGGTGATCATAGCATGGCGACCAGCAGAGAGTGGCAGGCAAAAACCCGACCTCCACGGCCGGGCCGGGACTCGACGTGGGCGGCAACGCCTTCGTCATGCGCACCTCTCTCCCGGTTCGGTGAGCGGCGCTGTCGCGGTGCTCGACGAGGTCGACGGCGTTCAAAGTGGGCCACAGATGGGCCACGGGAGTGAGGTGGCTTGCTAAACCCCTGGAATTACTGTGACCCCGACGGGACTCGAACCTGAAAAACGCGAATCAGCGCAAAGCTAGGCGGTATGCGGGTCAGCCGACCAAAACCGCGCCGTTTCAAGGAATTCGAGTTCCCTTCCTATGCCGTCCTATGCCTCGATGTTCCGCGCATGGATGCAAAAAAAGGGCACTAGATGGGCACGGAAATATCGGGTCCTCAACGCTCCGCGGAGTTGCTGTGCTCAGGCGGAAGGGCTCGGCGCCGGTCCTGGGCCTGACGGTCATCGCTGCTGCGCCCAGGCGTCGAACGCCTCCTTGCTGGCCGAGAGATCCAGGTAGCGCAACCGGAATGCTTCGAGCCAGCCGGCGTGTCCGCCGTCGAGGTCGAGGGT
Coding sequences within:
- a CDS encoding PEGA domain-containing protein, which produces MNLVVKRIAHASVALLLLYGSAAEAAEEAALIVRLEDEHVELKGVIVYVDGLRVGEAPWEGIVAAGVYEVRAEGAGYWSETVKTRIWPQKTRTIRIEMVPEGQPNVGHFYVGVSYSVGVGGSFLDDIYGSMVKFGPFPSIDIGFKMPGDSVWWELGLVVHPYVVSFPFWTNSRPLSRSESDIAEKSAGVGPQLAAELRLLAPVRTPHVYWAGSFQPGVFLHNFCVYDPDDCGVSGCGSCDHYRATFTMTLRGGFAFFLGDWVEVRLDLLGVELFCERAFGVLYSPSVAVVLRI
- a CDS encoding UPF0175 family protein — encoded protein: MSVHISLDLPESAFSALRVAPEAFAREMRLAAAVKWYELGLVSQSKGAEVAGVTRHEFLEALSRFKVSPFQTTPEEMAEELARG
- a CDS encoding DUF3368 domain-containing protein, yielding MGRLWVVNSSPLIVLGKVNRLPLLTDLAETVVVPDAVVREVARGPADDPAVRWLAGEGRTWVRDVGPVDPVVAAWDLGLGESHVLAWAAGNPGYEAIIDDLAARKCAHALRVPVRGVIGVLLLAKREGRIGRLAPVLDEVQAAGLLVGPEVLEAALRLASESEPD
- a CDS encoding YaiI/YqxD family protein; this encodes MRIFVDADGCPVKPEALRVAGRYGVQVSVVANTRLSLPPGENVERVVVGAGLDAADDWIAARVTEGDIVISGDIPLASRCLERGARVIDFKGKELTPETIGDAMGSRELMAYLRESGVNTGGPAPFEKKDRSRFLHRLDEVIQALRRRG
- a CDS encoding C39 family peptidase, whose amino-acid sequence is MARFTLATVVMFALSACAAESEHIDEETALAIIAPDEGDDVAVARRALGLAVALRELAAMRGNEPAWGEVTTITDAFPLYLSGAETPSYYEYKVTTGGEDAGYIVVNVDRTDILVIEAAVAGRTLTETYRAATGRSDLRVVRYDWFASSAKDGDEVVAAVGFDGSFEVRPIGAGGDLASKVLALDAEHAAHVEENGCARTQTRESLEAYYGNSQISQLEITQDELDGGDFIDYLNETVPISGSWEYEHLDHSFSWPWHMPHWYQPAGVGGYPVGCGPVAWAMVYAYWKQFHGKGNLFFGMDLSTKWHPADCDPYRDNAIYYGMWELAELVETVYGGSGDDKWGMTYPWKMDQGTAYAQARGYPFTTCEEDSGTEWSKFQEIEDEIAADRPAILRINADGTGAGDHYVAIEGTRHLEQVGLDSLGYRANYGWWGKASPVWIYVQSAPSGGEYHSAFNAYYIHM